One Anolis carolinensis isolate JA03-04 chromosome 4, rAnoCar3.1.pri, whole genome shotgun sequence DNA window includes the following coding sequences:
- the LOC134299031 gene encoding uncharacterized protein LOC134299031, which translates to MAGSEPPHSSLHTKSILPSLKMKASEVLPASDLLNPASPTIAKRCVQPKNIEFVTPHHTPQMYPYTLESQLGSLLRNPRRDIRDKGVQKFTDRPDDYLLWKITFMRAIRDFKLEADEELSLLMAWLGPSSAEQVKRLYAAHVADPQRALSTAWSRLDQRFGASTEIEASLMDRLNRFPSLKMKDCKQLWDFSDLLLELASAKGNPELPGLACLDQHTSQSAILCKLPFPLREAWGKQVFKYKEENANVYPPFTFLVDFVTRAARERNDPQTGLLALYQDLKPEKTSKEDKAQGKDLRRNLSVKMTDATPATSAQPVSNNTISCPIHQRPHSLAECREFAKKPYKERLQIVQKAKVCFRCCSATIHFSKDCKEKVKCQHCNSIKHCSAMHNFDSPQFKAKSNSPAKEETKEDQKPTEPQVALKAPAVACTKLCQNSHKPRICHPICLAEVYPDKQPWNKKRVYVALDAQSDASLATPEFFDMFNLHTETIDYTISTCSGKNKMNGRVATKFKISPVGQKVRYDLPDLIECSLIPRNKEQIATKEVVQAHPHLKGIQDLIPALDLETDIVMLIGADCPTLFRVSNQIEGPKGSPMAQQLPLGWTVLGPVCLNKMFQPVTKRPSLMQGCASHISVCCQGVMPDYSPIIEVTERDEQTAFSKNEQKFLEMMNNQVTQDPEGNWIAPLPFKPERPSLPNNRDVALHRLLSLRRRMLKDPKVKTQITQFVEDLFRSNYAEPASVCAEGEEQWHYISTSENPADVTSRGTSAAKLSKSSWITGPKCLQNPSFPESISVLKDTELPEIQSCKSTINGQVLSRQGLNPAKFERFSKRTRLQAAIARLIHYITTKNSGAIQPQDLSKASTVILRSTQRQCFSEEIACLERKASLPKNSCLKDLNPFLDNEGLLRVGGRLKRAKIRSCVKNPFILLHHSHIALLLTQHFHTKVKHQGRSITQSALRNYGFWIVRCQRKGWGFGVT; encoded by the coding sequence atggccgggagtgaaccaccacattcatccctgcataccaagtcaattctcccatcgctgaagatgaaggcttcagaggtgctgcctgccagcgatctgctgaacccagcatcgcctaccatcgcgaaaagatgtgttcaaccgaagaacattgagtttgtcacgccacatcacactcctcagatgtacccttacacactggagtctcaattgggttccctcttgagaaatccaagaagagacatcagagacaaaggcgtccagaaattcactgaccgaccagatgactaccttctgtggaaaatcaccttcatgagggccattcgagatttcaagctagaagcagatgaagaactgtcccttcttatggcgtggcttggacccagctcagccgagcaagtaaaaagactttatgctgctcatgtagcagacccccaaagagctttgtccacagcgtggtctcgcttggaccagcgcttcggtgcgagcactgagatagaagcatccctcatggatcgactcaacaggttcccatcactgaagatgaaagattgcaaacagctttgggactttagtgatcttttactagagctagcttcagccaaaggaaatccagagctgccaggtttagcatgtctggaccagcacacgtcgcagagtgccatcctctgcaaacttccttttcctcttcgagaagcttgggggaaacaggtgttcaagtacaaagaggagaatgcaaatgtatacccgcccttcacctttttggtggatttcgtcactagagcagcccgtgagaggaatgaccctcaaacaggtcttctcgctttgtaccaagacctaaagcctgaaaagacctccaaagaagacaaagcccagggcaaagatcttagaaggaacctgagtgtcaagatgacagacgcaactcctgcaacttctgctcaaccagtcagcaacaacaccatatcctgtcccattcatcaaaggccacacagcctagctgaatgcagagagttcgcaaagaagccttacaaagaacgactccaaatagttcaaaaggccaaggtgtgctttagatgctgcagcgccactattcacttctccaaagactgcaaagaaaaggttaaatgccaacactgcaacagcatcaagcattgctctgcaatgcacaacttcgattcccctcaattcaaagcaaagtcaaattctcctgccaaagaagaaaccaaagaagaccaaaagcctacagaacctcaggtagccctcaaggctcctgcggttgcctgcaccaagctttgtcaaaatagccacaagccaaggatttgccacccaatctgcctggcagaggtgtatccagacaagcagccgtggaataagaaaagggtctacgtcgccttggatgcccaaagtgacgcatctcttgcaaccccagagttcttcgacatgttcaaccttcatactgagacaatagattacaccatatccacttgttccggaaagaataagatgaatggcagagttgcaacaaagttcaaaatctcgcctgttggacaaaaggtcaggtacgatcttcctgaccttatagaatgcagcctgattcccaggaacaaagaacagatagccacgaaggaggtggtacaagcccatcctcatctcaaaggtattcaagatctaataccagctttggacttggaaacagacatcgtcatgcttatcggtgcagattgtcccacactgttccgtgttagcaaccagattgaaggtcctaagggatcacccatggcccagcagttgcctttaggatggacggtgttaggcccagtctgcctgaacaagatgttccagcctgtcactaaaaggccttcactaatgcaaggatgtgccagccacatctcagtttgctgccagggagtaatgccagattactctcccatcatcgaagtcacagagagagatgagcaaacagccttctctaaaaatgaacagaagtttcttgagatgatgaacaaccaagtcactcaagaccctgaaggtaattggatagcacctttacctttcaagccggaaagaccatctctacccaacaacagagatgttgcccttcatcgtctcctgtccttaagaagaaggatgctaaaggatccgaaggtaaagacccagatcacccagtttgtggaagacctcttcagaagcaactatgcTGAACCAGCTAgtgtgtgtgcggagggagaagagcagtggcattacatatccacttcagaaaatccggcagatgtgacatcccgaggaacatcagccgcaaagttgtccaagtcatcctggatcactggacccaaatgtctccaaaatccttcctttccagaaagcatctccgtgctcaaagacactgagttgccagaaattcagtcctgcaaatctaccatcaatGGCCAAgtcttatcaaggcaaggtttaaatccagccaagtttgaaagattttcaaaacggactagacttcaggcagccattgccaggctcatacattacatcactacaaaaaacagtggtgcaattcagccccaagatctttcgaaagcctcaacagtcatcctgagatccactcaaagacagtgtttttcagaagaaatagcttgtctagaaagaaaagcatccttgcccaaaaatagttgtttaaaggacttgaaccccttcctggacaatgagggtctccttagggttggaggtagactaaaaagagcaaagattagatcctgtgttaaaaatccttttattttgctacaccatagccacatagctctgctgttgacacagcatttccacacaaaagtcaaacaccaaggaaggtcaattactcagtctgccctaagaaactatgggttttggattgttaggtgccaacgtaaaggttggggatttggtgttacttaa